The following proteins come from a genomic window of Corallococcus sp. NCRR:
- the gndA gene encoding NADP-dependent phosphogluconate dehydrogenase has protein sequence MSEQTKPAQFGVAGMGVMGASLALNIADHGFRVAVWDRHPEKLQQVQKENPKQALQGFPELEKFVAGLERPRRILLMITAGAPVDEMMERLFPLLSPGDVIMDAGNSWYLDTRRREALCKEKGFHFLGIGVSGGEEGARHGPSIMPGGPKDAYALVQPVLEAIAARSEEGLCVTHVGPEGAGHFVKMVHNGIEYADMQLLAETYDVLRRGLGLDTATLADLFSKWNEGIAESFLLETTIKVLRKRDPETGKPLVDMVLDKAGQKGTGKWTVQVALDLGVPVPSIASALDARNLSSRKDERVAASQKLHGPDVSLSSEEKKELAQWAHDALYAARVVTYAQGMRLIQAASDEYKWGVSLAEMARIWRGGCIIRAKLLTPLRESFQQQPTLPNLMVSEAFAPVLDKMAPAWRKLVGVATKAGIPVPVFSSSLAYLDSYRSPELPQNLTQAQRDAFGAHTYQRRDKPDAGFVHSDWLK, from the coding sequence ATGAGCGAACAGACGAAGCCGGCGCAGTTCGGCGTGGCGGGCATGGGCGTGATGGGCGCGAGCCTCGCCCTCAACATCGCGGACCACGGCTTCCGCGTCGCCGTGTGGGACCGCCACCCGGAGAAGCTCCAGCAGGTCCAGAAGGAGAACCCGAAGCAGGCGCTGCAGGGCTTCCCGGAGCTGGAGAAGTTCGTCGCCGGCCTGGAGCGCCCGCGCCGCATCCTCCTGATGATCACCGCGGGCGCCCCCGTGGACGAGATGATGGAGCGGCTGTTCCCGCTCCTGTCGCCCGGCGACGTCATCATGGACGCGGGCAACTCCTGGTACCTGGACACGCGCCGCCGTGAGGCCCTGTGCAAGGAGAAGGGCTTCCACTTCCTGGGCATCGGCGTGTCCGGCGGCGAGGAGGGCGCGCGCCACGGCCCGTCCATCATGCCCGGCGGTCCCAAGGACGCGTACGCGCTGGTGCAGCCGGTGCTGGAGGCCATCGCCGCGCGCAGTGAAGAGGGCCTGTGCGTCACCCACGTGGGCCCGGAGGGCGCGGGCCACTTCGTGAAGATGGTGCACAACGGCATCGAGTACGCGGACATGCAACTGCTCGCGGAGACGTACGACGTGCTCCGCCGCGGCCTGGGCCTGGACACCGCGACGCTGGCGGACCTGTTCAGCAAGTGGAACGAGGGCATCGCCGAGTCGTTCCTCCTGGAGACCACCATCAAGGTGCTGCGCAAGCGCGACCCGGAGACGGGCAAGCCGCTGGTGGACATGGTGCTGGACAAGGCCGGCCAGAAGGGCACGGGCAAGTGGACGGTGCAGGTGGCGCTGGACCTGGGCGTGCCGGTGCCCTCCATCGCGTCCGCGCTGGACGCGCGCAACCTGTCCTCGCGCAAGGACGAGCGCGTGGCCGCGAGCCAGAAGCTCCACGGCCCCGACGTCTCCCTGTCCTCGGAGGAGAAGAAGGAGCTGGCGCAGTGGGCGCATGACGCGCTCTACGCGGCGCGCGTGGTGACGTACGCGCAGGGCATGCGGCTCATCCAGGCGGCGTCGGACGAGTACAAGTGGGGCGTGTCGCTGGCGGAGATGGCGCGCATCTGGCGGGGCGGCTGCATCATCCGCGCGAAGCTGCTCACCCCGCTGCGCGAGTCCTTCCAGCAGCAGCCCACGCTGCCCAACCTGATGGTGTCGGAGGCCTTCGCGCCCGTGCTGGACAAGATGGCCCCGGCGTGGCGCAAGCTCGTGGGCGTCGCGACGAAGGCGGGCATCCCCGTGCCGGTGTTCAGCAGCAGCCTGGCGTACCTGGACAGCTACCGCAGCCCGGAGCTGCCACAGAACCTCACCCAGGCCCAGCGCGACGCGTTCGGCGCGCACACCTACCAGCGCCGGGACAAGCCCGACGCCGGCTTCGTGCACTCGGACTGGCTGAAGTAG
- the pgl gene encoding 6-phosphogluconolactonase, translating into MSQPLIVPSDRLAREAADWMARELTQALATKDRVSLALSGGNTPKPAYRLLADHKLPWERVDVYFVDERFVPPDHEDSNYLLVKQSLLSPLKLPDAQVFRMQGERTDRDAAARDYEKTLPAKLDVVLIGVGEDGHTASLMPGHPALQERTRRVLAVEQSAKPPPWRMTLTFPVLQGAGAVLGLVAGEGKRDAMRRILAGDMSLPASHVTNTQWMLDPAAHG; encoded by the coding sequence ATGAGCCAGCCCCTCATCGTTCCCTCCGACCGGCTCGCCCGCGAGGCCGCGGACTGGATGGCGCGCGAGCTGACCCAGGCGCTCGCGACGAAGGACCGCGTGAGCCTGGCCCTGTCGGGCGGCAACACGCCCAAGCCCGCGTACCGGCTGCTCGCGGACCACAAGCTCCCCTGGGAGCGCGTGGACGTGTACTTCGTGGACGAGCGCTTCGTGCCGCCCGACCACGAGGACAGCAACTACCTGCTGGTGAAGCAGTCGCTGCTTTCGCCACTGAAGCTGCCGGACGCGCAGGTGTTCCGCATGCAGGGCGAGCGCACGGACCGCGACGCCGCCGCGCGCGACTACGAGAAGACATTGCCCGCGAAGCTGGACGTGGTGCTCATCGGCGTGGGCGAGGACGGCCACACCGCGAGCCTGATGCCCGGCCACCCGGCGCTCCAGGAGCGCACGCGGCGGGTGCTGGCGGTGGAGCAGAGCGCCAAGCCGCCGCCGTGGCGGATGACGCTGACCTTTCCCGTGCTTCAGGGCGCGGGGGCGGTGCTGGGGCTGGTGGCCGGCGAGGGCAAGCGGGACGCCATGCGGCGCATCCTCGCGGGCGATATGTCCCTGCCCGCGTCGCACGTGACGAACACGCAGTGGATGTTGGATCCCGCCGCCCACGGGTGA
- the zwf gene encoding glucose-6-phosphate dehydrogenase translates to MDAQGVHIETHPREGEPVFSAGRPDPCTLVLFGATGDLAERKLFPALFELARAGLLPENFAIVAYSRSKLEDGPFREHVKEGLKKFARTQPLDEAAVKRFTETIETASGGYDDAEAFKRLGQKLQDISKRHKTDGNKLYYMATPASTFPQIIQSLSGAGLIKREEQPGEKPWSRLIIEKPFGHDLESARALNKTLGSALDEKQIFRIDHYLGKETVQNILVFRFANAIFEPLWNRQHIDHVEITAAEAIGVEGRGGFYDETGVIRDMVQNHLLQVLALCAMEPPVSFAAEDIRDEKNKVFRALRPVEGGEVPQHVVVGQYEGYQDEKGVKKGSRTPTYVAMKMNIDSWRWQGVPFYLRAGKNLKKRLTEVSIHFKSVPIGLFSGGGATCQRLQPNVLTLRIQPHEGIALSFESKIPGEDVNIGGVTMDMDYAESFKKPVPEAYERLLLDCMRGNATLFARQDSVEQAWSYITPILKALETDEGGTVHTYAKGSKGPDAADALPAKNGRRWSTL, encoded by the coding sequence ATGGACGCGCAGGGAGTGCACATCGAAACCCATCCCCGAGAGGGCGAACCGGTGTTCAGCGCGGGGCGCCCGGACCCCTGCACCCTGGTCCTCTTCGGTGCCACGGGCGACCTGGCCGAACGCAAACTATTCCCCGCCCTCTTCGAGCTCGCCCGCGCCGGCCTGCTCCCCGAGAACTTCGCCATCGTCGCCTACAGCCGCTCCAAGCTGGAGGACGGCCCCTTCCGCGAGCACGTGAAGGAGGGCCTGAAGAAGTTCGCCCGCACGCAGCCCCTGGATGAAGCCGCGGTGAAGCGCTTCACGGAGACCATCGAGACCGCCTCCGGCGGCTACGACGACGCGGAGGCCTTCAAGCGCCTGGGCCAGAAGCTCCAGGACATCTCCAAGCGCCACAAGACGGACGGCAACAAGCTCTATTACATGGCCACCCCGGCCTCCACGTTCCCGCAGATCATCCAGAGCCTCTCCGGCGCGGGGTTGATCAAGCGCGAGGAGCAGCCGGGAGAGAAGCCCTGGAGCCGGCTCATCATCGAGAAGCCCTTCGGCCACGACCTGGAGAGCGCCAGGGCCCTCAACAAGACGCTGGGCTCGGCGCTGGACGAAAAGCAGATCTTCCGCATCGACCACTACCTGGGCAAGGAGACGGTGCAGAACATCCTGGTGTTCCGCTTCGCCAACGCCATCTTCGAGCCGCTCTGGAACCGCCAGCACATCGACCACGTGGAAATCACCGCGGCGGAGGCCATTGGCGTGGAGGGCCGCGGCGGCTTCTACGACGAGACGGGCGTCATCCGGGACATGGTGCAGAACCACCTGCTCCAGGTGCTGGCCCTGTGCGCCATGGAGCCCCCGGTGTCCTTCGCCGCGGAGGACATCCGCGATGAGAAGAACAAGGTCTTCCGCGCGCTGCGCCCCGTGGAAGGCGGCGAGGTGCCCCAGCACGTGGTGGTGGGCCAGTACGAGGGCTACCAGGACGAGAAGGGCGTGAAGAAGGGCTCGCGCACGCCGACCTACGTGGCGATGAAGATGAACATCGACTCGTGGCGCTGGCAGGGCGTGCCCTTCTACCTGCGCGCGGGCAAGAACCTGAAGAAGCGCCTGACGGAGGTGTCCATCCACTTCAAGTCGGTGCCCATCGGCCTGTTCAGCGGCGGCGGCGCCACCTGCCAGCGGCTGCAGCCCAACGTGCTCACGCTGCGCATCCAGCCGCACGAAGGCATCGCGCTGTCCTTCGAGTCCAAGATCCCCGGCGAGGACGTCAACATCGGCGGCGTCACCATGGACATGGACTACGCGGAGAGCTTCAAGAAGCCCGTGCCGGAGGCGTACGAGCGGCTGCTCCTGGACTGCATGCGCGGCAACGCCACCCTCTTCGCGCGCCAGGACAGCGTGGAGCAGGCATGGAGCTACATCACGCCCATCCTGAAGGCGCTGGAGACGGACGAAGGCGGCACGGTCCACACCTACGCCAAGGGCAGCAAGGGCCCCGACGCCGCGGACGCGCTGCCCGCGAAGAACGGCCGGCGGTGGTCCACGCTATGA